The stretch of DNA GGGTCAATGATGCGCGAGGAGTAGTTACACGAGAGGATGAAGCGCGTGTTGTTCGAGAACTGCTCCATCGTCCGGCGGAGGGCGGACTGGGCGTCTGAGGTCAGCGAGTCTGCCTCGTCTAAGAAGATGACGCGGTAGTCGTAGCCGCCGAAGCTCGCGCGGGCGAAGTTCTTGATGCGGTCGCGCACCACGTCGATGCCGCGCTCGTCCGAGGCGTTCAGTTCGAGAAAGTTCTCGCGCCAGTCGTCGCCATAGAGTTCGCGGGCGATGGCGACCGCCGAGGTGGTTTTCCCGACGCCTGCTGGTCCCGAAAACAGGAGGTGGGGGAGGTCGTTTTTCGCCACGTAGCTCTTGAGCCGTCCCACGATGTTCTCGTGGCCCACGACGTCGTCTAACGTCTGTGGGCGATACTTCTCGATCCAGATTTCCTCGCGTCCGGCTCGCGATTCAGTGTCCGCCTCGCTCATGGCCGAAGTGAGGGGCCATCGGCTTGTAAACGCTCCGAGACTCAGGTGGGGTCGAAGGGACGTTCCAGCCCGGGTGAGACTCTGTATTGCACACAACGCACTTTATCGTCTCTTCTGGCGTACATTTACCTACCATGAGGGTACGGGTGGGAACACACAGACACATCCTTGCGGCCTTGCTCACGCTCATCGTCCTGTTCGGAGCGATACCGGGCGTCGTCGCGGCTGACACGCGCACCGGTGGCGACGTGACGATTGCCGCCGGCGAGACCATCAACGACAACCTCGACATCTTCGCTGGCAACGTCGTCATCAACGGCGTCGTAAACGGCGACGTAAACGTGTTTTCGGGAAACGTCGTCATCAACGGTGAGGTGACCGGCTCCGTCTCTGCCTTCGCGGGCACCATCACGGTGAACGGGGATGTCGCCGGCGACGTGGGAGCCTACGGTGGAACGACAACGCTCGGGCCTGAGGCGACCGTCGGCGGCGACTTCGAATCCGGCTCCGGTTCGACCGTTGTGAACGGCCAAATCGCCGGTGACGCGCGCATCGACAGCGAGAGTATCGTCCTCGGCTCGACCGCGGCCATCGCGGGCAACCTCGAGTACGACGGCGAACTCAACCGCGCACCTGACGCCACCGTTGGCGGCGCGGTCACGCGCAACGCTGGACTCGGTGTCGGCCCGGTCGTTGACACGCCCGATACGGGCTTCTTCGACGCGACGCTCACCATCTACGGCTTCCTCGTGAGCTTCCTGCTCGGCGCGGTGTTGTTGCTCGTTTTCCCGAAGTTCTCGGGTCGGGTTTCGACAGCCGCGACGACCGCCCCGCTGCGCTCGGGTGGCGTGGGTCTGCTCACGCTGATTGGCGTGCCAATCGTCCTGGTGGTGCTGCTGTTCACCATCGTCGGCATCCCG from Haladaptatus sp. ZSTT2 encodes:
- a CDS encoding bactofilin family protein — its product is MGTHRHILAALLTLIVLFGAIPGVVAADTRTGGDVTIAAGETINDNLDIFAGNVVINGVVNGDVNVFSGNVVINGEVTGSVSAFAGTITVNGDVAGDVGAYGGTTTLGPEATVGGDFESGSGSTVVNGQIAGDARIDSESIVLGSTAAIAGNLEYDGELNRAPDATVGGAVTRNAGLGVGPVVDTPDTGFFDATLTIYGFLVSFLLGAVLLLVFPKFSGRVSTAATTAPLRSGGVGLLTLIGVPIVLVVLLFTIVGIPLSLAGIFLFAVVLWIGTIYGRFAIGTWLLDFAGYPNRWAALFLGLLVVALAARIPFVGGLISFLVLLLGLGALALTAYRTYRGERTPPEPLVEEPDDMGDSWVPPT